A single genomic interval of Rubripirellula reticaptiva harbors:
- a CDS encoding RecQ family ATP-dependent DNA helicase: MTELNSSAFGDGPKEHLQKELLQRHFGYSSYRGCQREVIDHVQAGRHAMVVMPTGMGKSLCYQIPALAMEADGRNLVLVLSPLVALMHDQVDSLVRRGIDAAYINSSLDRETRLQRYAAVAAGGYRLLYVTPERFRKDDFCEALSHRHVHLLAIDEAHCVSQWGHDFRPDYSRISDIRQQLGDPTTIALTATATAECRQDIDRQLGIDPNEIRLFHEGIDRPNLSIDVQPVFDEDEKIDVIVQTLDDPVYHGGSVIVYFSLIKTLERVSDQLMQRKISHVVYHGDLPRGKRRRIQDEFMTGDADIVLATPAFGMGVDKEDIRIVIHAETPGSIESYYQEIGRAGRDGKPSLCRWLYDQSDLMTQMQFIEWSNPDADFYGRVYTAIVEHPEPCRAFGLQWLNDRLQRVSRHDHRLATAIAMLDRHGVVAGPCEPECFDILTALPAYFTDDESLGEKKRRDQQRLYAMVQLAAEEGDRKEFLNRYFMGPDA; this comes from the coding sequence ATGACCGAGCTTAACTCATCAGCGTTTGGAGACGGGCCCAAGGAACACTTGCAAAAGGAACTCTTGCAAAGGCACTTTGGATATTCGTCATACCGTGGTTGCCAAAGAGAGGTCATCGACCACGTTCAGGCGGGCCGGCATGCGATGGTCGTGATGCCCACCGGCATGGGCAAGTCTCTATGTTATCAGATTCCAGCATTGGCCATGGAAGCAGACGGTCGCAACTTGGTCCTCGTCTTGTCCCCGCTGGTGGCGTTGATGCATGACCAAGTGGATTCGCTGGTACGCCGTGGGATCGATGCCGCATATATCAATTCGTCTCTTGATCGCGAGACGAGATTGCAGCGGTATGCAGCGGTCGCGGCCGGGGGGTATCGGTTGCTTTATGTGACCCCCGAAAGATTTCGCAAGGACGATTTTTGTGAGGCGCTATCGCATCGTCACGTGCATCTTCTGGCGATTGACGAAGCTCACTGTGTTAGCCAATGGGGGCATGATTTTCGTCCCGACTATTCTCGCATCAGTGACATTCGACAGCAGTTGGGCGACCCAACGACAATCGCACTAACGGCGACAGCGACCGCAGAATGTCGCCAAGATATCGATCGGCAGCTTGGAATCGACCCAAATGAAATTCGTTTGTTTCACGAGGGCATTGATCGACCGAATCTATCGATCGATGTTCAGCCCGTTTTTGACGAAGACGAAAAGATCGACGTGATCGTTCAGACGCTTGATGATCCGGTCTATCACGGCGGCAGCGTGATTGTCTATTTTTCGTTGATCAAGACGCTTGAACGAGTCAGTGACCAGTTGATGCAGCGGAAAATAAGCCACGTCGTTTATCACGGCGATTTGCCTCGTGGGAAGCGACGACGAATACAAGATGAATTCATGACCGGTGATGCTGATATTGTGCTAGCTACACCCGCGTTTGGGATGGGCGTCGACAAAGAGGACATCCGGATCGTAATCCACGCGGAAACGCCCGGTTCGATCGAATCTTATTATCAAGAAATCGGCCGAGCTGGGCGGGATGGCAAACCCAGTCTGTGTCGGTGGCTTTACGATCAATCAGATCTGATGACGCAGATGCAATTCATTGAATGGTCGAATCCGGATGCAGACTTTTATGGTCGCGTTTACACGGCGATCGTCGAGCATCCCGAACCCTGTCGAGCGTTCGGTTTGCAATGGCTGAATGATCGACTTCAGCGGGTCAGTCGGCACGACCACCGGCTAGCGACCGCGATCGCGATGCTTGACCGTCACGGGGTGGTGGCGGGACCTTGCGAACCCGAGTGCTTTGATATTCTTACCGCGTTACCCGCGTACTTCACTGACGACGAATCGCTGGGTGAAAAGAAGCGTCGCGATCAACAGCGGTTGTACGCGATGGTCCAATTGGCGGCCGAAGAAGGCGACCGCAAAGAATTCCTGAACCGATATTTCATGGGTCCAGACGCGTAA
- the rpoC gene encoding DNA-directed RNA polymerase subunit beta' — MSSGETSNYDRINDYASVRISLARPQDIKGWSFGEVKKPETINYRTYRPEKDGLFCERIFGPEKDWECACGKYRGMKYKGMICDRCGVKVTHSRVRRKRMGHIELAAPVVHIWFFKAMPSRLGNLLDMKTSSLEKVIYFQDYVVIDPGTTELEPRQLLTEEEYRAARQQYGEGSFEADMGAEAVRKLLNLLDLVTLSEKLRVDLVETGSKQKKKDLINRLKIVESIRDSDNRPEWMVLDVVPVIPPDLRPLVLLDSGNFATSDLNDLYRRIINRNNRLRKLVDLNAPEVIIRNEKRMLQQSVDALFDNNRCKRPVLGSSNRPLKSLTDMIKGKQGRFRENLLGKRVDYSARSVIVVGPRLKLHQCGLPKKIALELYQPFIIRRLKELGHADTIKSAKKMLERKDEEVWDILEQVIKNHPVLLNRAPTLHRMGIQAFEPILVEGNAIHLHPLVCKGFNADFDGDQMAVHLPLSIEAQVEAHTLMMSTNNVFAPSNGKPIMSPSQDIVMGCYYMTAEMPDQKGEGMIFSGYDEVDLAFAQGVIAIHARIKMRLPRFQRLKTETGDGVYGAIIDTTPGRVRFNEMLPDGMDYYNQPMKSGDLALAISDCYQRLGRKATIHLLDDMMQAGFRESTRSGLSFATDDLVTPDSKTDFIKKAEKEVMKLKKSYERGLMTGPERYNHVLDEWTAARELITKDMMQAMKNDIREGGWYINPVYLMSHSGARGGIEQIRQLAGMRGLMAKPTGEIIETPIKANFREGLSVLEYFSSTHGARKGLADTALKTADSGYLTRKLADVAQNVVITMQDCGTTQGITKGVVYRGEKVEVSLVDSINGRVSRQSIVNPVTDEIIVRENEMITPDIARNIEAMGLEKIQVRTPMTCDAPLGVCRCCYGMDMSTGSMVEEGMAVGIIAAQSIGEPGTQLTMRTFHIGGSVNKQSVESDIKSKRAGKARFTRMRAVENTEGIPIVLNRNGEITLVDDRGREIESYPIPTGAAVMVKEGEEVKEGTVLCEWNPYSIPILSEVHGKIRFEDIVEGQTMRVEREASGNVRMMIVDHKGDLHPQLVIEQDADGEAMLEVGAVGKALEVIYLPERAMIVVREGDKIIPGTVLAEMPREGGGVSDITGGLPRVTEIFEARKPKDPAVIAEVDGEVEILAERKRGKRTIVVRSESGIEREHLVPHGKHFQVHSGDFVKAGQALVEGPLVPHDILRVSGEEAVQQYLLHEIQQVYQSQKVEINDKHCEIIIARMLRKVKIESAGDTNLLPGSVMDRFHFRHANDDLAKCIRVSKAGASDFTEGQIIPKEVFEQTNAEIEAMGGEPAKGKRPKSATASTQLLGITKAAVQSNSFISAASFQETTKVLTEAALAGKVDKLVGLKENVILGHLIPAGTGFRIFQESEVNYRREALEELANAPVQSLEESFPLLNADEATTPSPSAQVEEPSDMPSNQTLDQLLGGQE; from the coding sequence ATGTCCAGTGGCGAAACCAGCAATTACGATCGCATCAACGACTACGCATCAGTTCGAATCTCTCTCGCGCGCCCCCAAGACATCAAAGGATGGTCGTTCGGGGAAGTGAAGAAGCCTGAAACGATCAACTATCGAACCTATCGTCCTGAAAAAGACGGTCTGTTCTGTGAACGCATCTTTGGCCCTGAAAAGGACTGGGAATGCGCCTGCGGTAAGTACCGCGGCATGAAGTACAAGGGCATGATCTGTGACCGCTGTGGTGTGAAGGTCACCCACAGTCGCGTTCGTCGTAAACGAATGGGTCACATCGAATTGGCCGCACCGGTGGTTCACATTTGGTTCTTCAAAGCGATGCCTTCGCGTTTGGGCAACCTGTTGGACATGAAGACCAGTTCGCTTGAAAAGGTCATCTACTTCCAAGACTACGTGGTCATCGATCCGGGTACGACCGAATTGGAACCGCGTCAGCTTTTGACCGAAGAAGAATACCGCGCCGCGCGTCAGCAATACGGCGAAGGTTCGTTCGAAGCGGACATGGGCGCTGAAGCGGTTCGCAAGTTGCTCAACCTGCTGGACTTGGTGACGTTGTCGGAAAAACTGCGTGTCGACTTGGTCGAGACCGGTTCAAAGCAAAAGAAGAAGGACCTGATCAACCGCTTGAAGATTGTCGAATCGATCCGCGACAGCGACAACCGTCCCGAGTGGATGGTGTTGGACGTCGTGCCAGTGATTCCGCCCGACTTGCGTCCGTTGGTGTTGCTAGATAGCGGTAACTTTGCAACGTCGGACTTGAACGACCTCTACCGCCGGATCATCAACCGCAACAACCGCTTGCGTAAGCTTGTCGACCTGAACGCGCCGGAAGTCATCATTCGCAACGAAAAGCGAATGTTGCAACAGTCCGTCGATGCACTGTTCGACAACAACCGCTGCAAGCGACCGGTGCTGGGTTCGTCGAACCGACCACTGAAGTCCTTGACCGACATGATCAAGGGCAAGCAAGGTCGTTTCCGCGAAAACTTGCTGGGCAAACGAGTCGATTACTCGGCCCGCTCGGTCATCGTAGTTGGTCCTCGCTTGAAATTGCACCAATGTGGTTTGCCCAAGAAGATCGCCCTTGAACTGTACCAACCGTTCATCATCCGCCGCTTGAAAGAACTCGGCCACGCCGACACCATCAAGTCGGCCAAGAAGATGCTCGAACGCAAAGACGAAGAAGTTTGGGACATTCTGGAACAGGTCATCAAGAACCACCCTGTGCTTTTGAACCGTGCACCGACGTTGCACCGGATGGGGATCCAGGCGTTCGAACCGATTCTTGTCGAAGGCAACGCGATTCACTTGCACCCCTTGGTGTGTAAGGGCTTCAACGCCGACTTCGACGGTGACCAGATGGCTGTCCACCTGCCGCTTTCGATCGAAGCTCAAGTCGAAGCCCACACTTTGATGATGTCCACCAACAACGTATTCGCGCCATCGAACGGCAAGCCGATCATGTCGCCGTCGCAAGACATCGTCATGGGTTGCTATTACATGACTGCCGAAATGCCCGATCAAAAGGGTGAAGGCATGATCTTCAGCGGCTATGACGAAGTCGACTTGGCGTTCGCACAAGGTGTGATCGCGATTCACGCACGTATTAAGATGCGTTTGCCACGTTTCCAACGTTTGAAAACTGAAACTGGCGACGGCGTCTATGGTGCGATCATTGACACCACGCCTGGTCGTGTTCGGTTCAATGAAATGCTTCCCGACGGGATGGACTACTACAACCAACCGATGAAGAGTGGTGACTTGGCACTTGCCATTAGTGACTGCTATCAACGGCTAGGTCGCAAGGCAACCATTCACTTGCTTGACGACATGATGCAAGCTGGTTTCCGTGAATCGACTCGCAGTGGTTTGTCGTTCGCGACGGATGACTTGGTCACGCCGGACTCTAAGACTGACTTCATCAAGAAGGCAGAAAAAGAAGTCATGAAGCTGAAGAAGTCGTACGAGCGTGGCTTGATGACCGGGCCCGAACGATACAACCACGTGCTAGACGAATGGACGGCCGCTCGTGAGTTGATCACCAAGGACATGATGCAGGCGATGAAGAACGACATCCGCGAAGGCGGCTGGTACATCAACCCGGTGTACTTGATGTCGCACTCCGGTGCACGGGGCGGTATCGAGCAGATTCGTCAGCTTGCTGGTATGCGGGGATTGATGGCGAAGCCGACCGGCGAAATCATCGAAACGCCCATTAAGGCAAACTTCCGCGAAGGTCTGTCGGTTCTGGAATATTTCTCGTCGACGCACGGTGCCCGTAAGGGATTGGCGGATACGGCACTGAAGACGGCTGACTCGGGTTACCTAACTCGTAAGCTTGCCGACGTCGCGCAGAACGTGGTGATCACGATGCAAGACTGCGGCACCACCCAAGGGATCACCAAGGGTGTTGTCTATCGCGGCGAGAAGGTCGAAGTCAGCTTGGTCGATTCGATCAACGGTCGCGTTAGCCGCCAGTCCATCGTTAACCCGGTGACTGACGAGATCATCGTTCGTGAAAACGAAATGATCACACCAGACATTGCTCGTAACATCGAAGCGATGGGCTTGGAAAAGATCCAAGTTCGTACGCCGATGACCTGCGACGCACCGCTTGGTGTTTGCCGATGCTGTTACGGCATGGACATGTCGACCGGTTCCATGGTCGAAGAAGGCATGGCCGTCGGTATCATCGCGGCACAGTCGATCGGTGAACCGGGTACTCAATTGACCATGCGTACGTTCCACATCGGTGGTAGCGTGAACAAGCAATCGGTTGAGTCGGACATCAAGAGCAAGCGTGCTGGTAAGGCTCGATTTACTCGGATGCGTGCGGTGGAAAACACCGAAGGCATTCCGATCGTGCTGAACCGAAACGGTGAAATCACGCTGGTCGATGATCGCGGGCGTGAAATCGAATCGTATCCGATCCCAACCGGTGCGGCCGTCATGGTCAAGGAAGGCGAGGAAGTCAAAGAAGGAACTGTTCTTTGCGAATGGAACCCGTACTCGATTCCGATTTTGTCGGAAGTTCACGGTAAGATCCGCTTTGAAGACATCGTCGAAGGTCAGACGATGCGAGTCGAACGTGAAGCGAGCGGCAACGTCCGTATGATGATCGTTGACCATAAGGGTGACTTGCACCCGCAGTTGGTCATCGAACAAGACGCCGACGGCGAAGCCATGCTAGAAGTCGGTGCCGTTGGTAAGGCACTCGAGGTCATCTACTTGCCCGAGCGTGCGATGATCGTGGTTCGCGAAGGCGACAAGATCATCCCTGGTACGGTGCTTGCTGAAATGCCGCGTGAAGGTGGTGGTGTTTCGGACATCACGGGTGGTCTGCCGCGAGTTACCGAAATTTTCGAAGCTCGTAAGCCAAAGGATCCCGCCGTGATCGCGGAAGTCGACGGCGAAGTCGAGATCCTTGCTGAACGCAAACGTGGTAAGCGAACGATCGTGGTCCGCAGCGAATCGGGTATCGAACGTGAGCACTTGGTGCCGCACGGTAAGCACTTCCAAGTTCACAGTGGTGACTTTGTGAAGGCTGGGCAGGCACTTGTCGAAGGGCCTTTGGTGCCGCACGACATTCTGCGAGTTTCGGGCGAAGAAGCCGTTCAGCAATACTTGCTGCACGAAATTCAACAGGTCTATCAATCGCAGAAGGTTGAAATTAACGATAAGCACTGCGAAATTATCATCGCTCGCATGCTGCGTAAGGTGAAGATCGAATCGGCTGGTGACACGAACTTGCTGCCGGGCAGCGTGATGGACCGTTTCCACTTCCGTCACGCCAACGATGACTTGGCCAAGTGCATTCGGGTCAGCAAAGCTGGTGCGAGCGACTTCACCGAAGGTCAAATCATTCCGAAGGAAGTATTTGAGCAAACCAACGCTGAAATCGAAGCAATGGGTGGCGAGCCCGCCAAGGGCAAGCGTCCGAAGAGTGCCACCGCGAGTACTCAGTTGCTAGGGATCACCAAGGCTGCCGTTCAGTCGAACAGCTTTATCTCGGCTGCATCTTTCCAAGAAACGACCAAGGTTTTGACCGAAGCGGCGTTGGCCGGCAAGGTCGACAAGTTGGTCGGTTTGAAGGAGAACGTTATTCTGGGGCACTTGATTCCGGCCGGTACCGGTTTCCGAATTTTCCAAGAATCGGAAGTCAATTACCGTCGCGAGGCGTTGGAAGAGCTGGCAAATGCACCGGTTCAAAGCTTGGAAGAAAGCTTCCCACTGTTGAACGCAGACGAGGCCACGACGCCGTCGCCAAGTGCTCAAGTGGAAGAGCCATCCGATATGCCTAGCAACCAAACGCTTGACCAATTGTTGGGCGGACAGGAGTAA
- a CDS encoding GspE/PulE family protein produces MSTKNEVQFEPLEGEVEISPPEMYAANLVEWAVERHASDLFISDSEHCVLVAIRRLGKIELVRKLARQYGKRLQGHLRVLAGADAGESIRPADGRGVLTTPNGSEIDLRLSSIPTLYGQDIAIRLFDPVRGARSIDKLGYDPSELQTILDLIHRPSGLVLVAGPVGSGKSSTLYSAVEALNDGTRKIHTLEDPIEHSLPGVMQSQVNIKAGLDFADLLTAVLRHSPDVIMVGEIRDSRTASTAVRAGASGQLVLATIHAKSCAEAVDAMLQYDTKPKFLAGALLGVINQRLLRQLCPNCRRPICDVDMDIGPRIGNVLGGQKPQLFEAVGCDQCFGAGFASLACVPEIMDLNHHLCHAIGEGVSAADLETLAVDEGMLCLAEVTAARVLRGETTADEANHAIADPLLATLSALAKRKA; encoded by the coding sequence ATGAGCACGAAAAACGAGGTTCAATTTGAACCTCTTGAGGGCGAAGTTGAGATTTCGCCGCCTGAGATGTATGCCGCGAACTTAGTCGAATGGGCGGTCGAACGGCACGCCAGCGATCTGTTCATTTCCGATTCCGAACACTGTGTCCTGGTGGCAATCCGCCGACTCGGGAAGATCGAGTTGGTGCGAAAACTTGCACGCCAGTACGGGAAACGATTGCAAGGACATCTGCGAGTGCTGGCAGGTGCCGATGCGGGCGAATCGATTCGACCCGCCGATGGACGCGGCGTCCTGACCACACCCAACGGCAGCGAGATCGATTTGCGTCTTAGCAGCATCCCAACGCTATATGGACAAGACATCGCGATTCGCTTGTTCGACCCGGTGCGAGGCGCAAGATCGATCGACAAACTTGGTTACGATCCTTCGGAACTTCAAACGATCTTAGACCTGATCCATCGTCCGTCCGGCCTGGTCCTTGTCGCTGGCCCGGTAGGAAGCGGAAAGTCGAGCACGTTGTACTCGGCGGTGGAAGCACTCAACGACGGCACCCGCAAGATCCATACACTTGAAGACCCGATCGAACATTCGTTACCCGGCGTCATGCAGTCGCAGGTCAACATCAAAGCCGGGCTCGACTTTGCCGACCTGCTGACCGCGGTACTGCGCCACAGCCCGGACGTCATCATGGTTGGCGAAATCCGTGATTCACGAACAGCGTCGACTGCAGTACGAGCGGGCGCTAGCGGACAACTCGTCTTGGCAACCATTCATGCGAAGAGCTGCGCCGAAGCGGTCGATGCGATGCTGCAGTACGATACGAAACCAAAATTCTTGGCGGGCGCTTTGCTTGGGGTGATCAACCAAAGACTGCTTCGCCAATTATGCCCGAATTGCCGCCGACCGATTTGTGACGTCGACATGGACATCGGACCGAGAATCGGCAATGTGCTGGGCGGTCAGAAACCACAACTCTTTGAGGCCGTCGGCTGTGACCAATGCTTCGGTGCGGGCTTTGCGTCGCTAGCGTGCGTGCCGGAAATCATGGACCTGAATCATCACCTTTGCCACGCAATAGGCGAGGGAGTGTCCGCGGCAGATCTCGAAACGCTGGCCGTGGACGAAGGCATGCTGTGCCTTGCCGAAGTAACGGCTGCACGAGTCCTGCGAGGCGAAACGACCGCCGACGAAGCCAACCACGCAATCGCCGATCCGCTACTAGCAACCTTGTCGGCTTTGGCAAAGCGAAAAGCGTAG
- the accD gene encoding acetyl-CoA carboxylase, carboxyltransferase subunit beta, producing the protein MSEETPASSADAPVPPKKRGVPEGLWLKCPGCGSSVYKKEVEQRLNVCPKCDHHFYVSAKDRIAQVLDEGTFEPMDEALRPVDPLEFSDRRKYADRLVGEQKRTGLTDAAMTGVGMIRARRVAFAVTDSAFIMGSMGSVVGERLARLIERATDDGLPLIIISASGGGARMHEGILSLMQMAKVSAALARYDESGGLYISVLTNPTMGGVAASFASLGDLVFAEPKALIGFAGPRTIKATIGIELPEGFQTSEFLLEHGYVDRIVTRKNLKSEIARAIDYCGK; encoded by the coding sequence ATGTCCGAGGAAACACCTGCGTCGTCTGCCGATGCGCCCGTGCCACCAAAGAAACGCGGCGTGCCAGAAGGATTGTGGTTGAAGTGTCCAGGATGTGGATCGTCGGTTTACAAAAAAGAAGTTGAGCAGCGGTTAAACGTTTGCCCGAAGTGCGACCATCACTTCTATGTTTCCGCCAAGGACCGAATTGCCCAGGTCTTAGACGAGGGCACGTTCGAACCGATGGACGAGGCGCTTCGTCCAGTTGATCCGTTAGAATTTTCGGATCGCCGCAAATACGCCGACCGCTTGGTAGGCGAACAAAAACGCACCGGACTGACCGATGCCGCGATGACGGGCGTCGGAATGATCCGAGCACGACGTGTTGCGTTTGCTGTCACCGACAGTGCGTTCATCATGGGAAGCATGGGTTCAGTGGTCGGCGAGCGACTCGCTCGATTGATCGAACGAGCCACCGATGACGGGCTTCCGCTGATCATCATCTCCGCTTCGGGCGGTGGCGCCCGCATGCACGAGGGCATCCTATCGCTGATGCAGATGGCAAAAGTATCAGCCGCTTTGGCGCGCTACGACGAATCGGGCGGGCTGTACATCAGCGTGCTGACGAATCCGACGATGGGCGGTGTCGCGGCGAGCTTTGCGTCGCTGGGCGATCTGGTTTTCGCCGAACCCAAGGCTTTGATTGGATTTGCTGGTCCGCGAACGATCAAGGCGACGATCGGAATCGAATTGCCCGAAGGCTTCCAAACCAGCGAATTTCTGCTCGAACATGGCTATGTGGATCGAATCGTGACTCGCAAAAATTTGAAAAGCGAGATCGCCCGAGCCATCGACTATTGCGGAAAATAG
- a CDS encoding serine/threonine protein kinase: MSLFDSIKSAFKSSGGGTGGRIDVAGRFSRQRTAVTGTMANFFVAKDREHNDRMVGVKVLDIEKMELFEARFKGLGKPSEGQIAMMMKHPKVVETYEIGFSLKGEPVLVMEYIGGPSLQNIVVQHQEHHVKGRRMLMIRDMAEALKYVHDQGFIHRDICPRNFICLPETTGVKLIDFGLTVPATAPFMVAGNRTGTPLYMSPEIVRRRPTDKRVDIFSFGVTCYCLCCFEHPWQSQMLNGRAALQHDSSPPKDLIKRCPNIDPRLARTIMHALNPDVDARTADMDQFLHGIRQVEKAFVD; the protein is encoded by the coding sequence ATGAGCCTGTTCGATTCCATCAAGTCGGCGTTCAAGTCCAGCGGTGGCGGAACCGGTGGCCGGATTGACGTAGCGGGACGGTTTTCCCGTCAAAGAACGGCCGTTACCGGAACAATGGCGAACTTTTTCGTCGCGAAAGACCGGGAACACAACGACCGCATGGTCGGAGTTAAGGTTCTTGATATTGAAAAGATGGAATTGTTCGAGGCCCGTTTCAAAGGACTCGGCAAACCATCCGAAGGCCAAATCGCGATGATGATGAAGCATCCGAAGGTCGTCGAAACCTACGAAATCGGCTTTTCGCTCAAGGGTGAGCCGGTGCTCGTGATGGAATACATCGGCGGTCCTAGCCTTCAAAATATCGTCGTTCAACATCAGGAACATCACGTCAAAGGCCGACGGATGCTGATGATCCGCGACATGGCGGAAGCTCTGAAATACGTCCACGACCAAGGGTTCATTCACCGCGACATTTGCCCGCGAAACTTCATTTGCTTGCCGGAAACGACAGGCGTGAAACTGATCGACTTTGGGTTGACCGTGCCAGCGACCGCTCCATTCATGGTGGCCGGAAACCGTACCGGCACGCCGCTATACATGTCGCCGGAAATTGTCCGACGCCGACCGACCGACAAGCGAGTCGATATTTTTTCATTCGGCGTCACGTGTTACTGCCTGTGCTGTTTCGAGCACCCGTGGCAGAGCCAAATGTTGAATGGTCGAGCCGCCCTGCAACACGATTCATCACCGCCGAAAGATTTGATCAAACGGTGCCCCAACATAGACCCCCGTTTGGCACGAACGATCATGCACGCGCTGAATCCCGATGTCGATGCTCGGACCGCCGACATGGATCAATTCCTGCACGGAATCCGCCAAGTGGAAAAAGCCTTTGTTGACTAA